The Stigmatella aurantiaca DW4/3-1 genome contains the following window.
GGAGTCCTGCGAGAGGTGGCCGTGCCGTCTCCCAGTTGGATCTCCCAGCTGACCCGAGGCATTGCGCCCCGCGGCCCAGATCGTGCCATCGGACAGCACGGCCAAGGAGTGACTTTTTCCCGCCGCCACACGCGGCGCCCGCCAGGCCACCTTCGCCTCAGCGCGCTGCGAGACCCACCCCTCGGCCTCCTCCACGGGCAGCCCACAGCCCACGGCCAGCCACATTCCGAGTCCTGTCCCCAGGACCCTGTACAGCCATCCCTTCACACGTCTTTCCATTGTGCGGCTCCTGAAATCGCGGCGGTAGCTCAACGCGAAAGAGCCGCTTTCTTCCTGCCTGAAAAGCCGTCGCGCCGAGCGGGCGCTGGGGACTCAGTCACACTCGTACTTGAAATCGCGGCGTTCAGGGCCGTCGTCCAACCCTGGCGTTCCCGAGTACACCTCATGCACGAGCCGTCCCTGGGCATCCCGCTCGTGGGTGCGCCGGGCATCCACCACACCATCCCCATTGCCATCCCACTCGTCGAGCCAGACGATCTTCGTGCCACAGAGATACGTCAACCGGCGGGTGGTGCGCAGACGCGTGGTCACGGGCGGAGCGGAAGGATCGCTCCCCGGCGGCTGGGTGGAGTCCTTGCCAAGCCGCTCCATCAGCAACAGGCCCGAGGCGTCATGGTAGAAGGTGCGGAGCAGCTCGTGCTCGTAGACGGACACGGACTTCTTCTCCCAGAGCCGGAACTCGCGGCCCCCTGGGCCATAGGAGTGGACGGTCTGCCGGCTTGATTCAAACGCATACTCCAACTCGTCCACGAGGTTTCCCCGTTCATCGTACCGATGGAGGATGCGATGGATGTCGCCGTTGTCCCAGGCATCCTCTCGCACCTGGCCGTTGGGCCAGTAGGTGAACGTCTCGCACCGGGCAACGTTCATGTCGCAGAAAGGTGAGCTGTCGATGGCGGTCAACTGCCCCGCCGTGTTGTACCGGTAGAAGATGGGCGTGTGCTCCTCGCTCGCGGGGAGGCGATCGATGCGCTCGAGCCGGCCCTTCGCATCCCGGACATACCGGTACACGGTGGTGTCATTGGACGAGGACGAAGAGGTCTCAACACGCTCCTGGAGCTTGCCCGCGGCGTCGTAGGTCCACTCGCTCTGGGTCCAGGTCCCACCCGGCAAGTTCTCCTCGATGCGGCGGAACGTCTCACGGCCATTCACCCAGGTGTGCCGCTCCACCGAGTCCGGCGCGCCGTCCGGCTTGTAGGTACGCCACTCCAAGAGGCGGCTGTCGGCGTCATAACGGCCCACCGTGCGGCGGCCGTCTTGGTAGACCGAGACGCCTTCGCACGCCGTGGCACGCTGAGGCGGAACGCGCCCAGTCCAGGGCACACAGGCCACGGGAGACAGGGAGGGCGCTCCCTCCAACCCAGCGCTCACGGGCGGGACGTTGCCCGGTGAAGGCAAGGGCTCCACTCGCGGCACGGCAGGCCCCGCCGGAGGAACGGAGGGCTCCGTGGGGCTCGTCCCAGGGGGCTCTGAGGGCGTCTGCCCTGGGGGCATATCCCCTGGCGCGGGCTCCGAGGGAACGGAAGGCGCCTGCTCGGGAGGAACTTGCTCAGGGGGGGGTTGCTGCTCCCCGGCTTCGGGAGCAGGCGGCTCGTCACTTGGCGATCCACACCCCGCGAGCACGGCACACAATCCCCACCCCACCCAGCCTCGGTACTTGCGCATCCCGCCCCCCTTTGGTGCCCCTGAGGACAACCTGTGCACCTAGGGCGCAGACGCCATGAGACGAAGGGAGGGGCCTGGCCGCCTGCCCTGGACCCCTCATGGACCCCAGGGAGGGGCGGCTCAAAGGGTTACCGAGCCCCCCTCTCCGTGGGACACCAGAAGTACGTGGTGCCCTCGACCCCTGCCACAGGGAGCCGCTGGAAGCCCAGGCGCTCATAGAAGTGCAGTGCCCGGGTGTTGCGGGTCCCCGTGCCCAGGTGCAAGGAAGGCGCACCGGCAGAGGCCGCGGCGGCGAGAAAAATCTCCACGAGGCGCCTCCCATGGCCTGCGCCCTGCGCCTGGGGAAGCAGGTCGACATGCAGGTGGGCCGGGTGAGGGGCCAGCTCGGGCGCCATCATCCACTCGGGATGATGCAGCGTGGCAATCAGCCGCTCATCCGCGGTGCGTGCCGGCTCGACCGGAGGGGGATAACGGCCCGCCACGTGGGGCAGCCATCGGACGCGCCAGGCCTCCACGAAAGCCGCCGTGTTGGCGGTGCCCAGCACGTACCCCACCACCTGTCCTCCTTCCTCGAGCACGAACGCGAGCTGAGGCTCAAGCTCGAGGTAGGGACCGGCGTAGACGTCGCCGAGCAACGCGTCACTCAGGTAATGGCCCCGCGCATCCTCGCCGGACGCGCCCGTGCGCACGCAGATGTCGTACACGGCATCCCGGTCTCTCGGCTGGAAGGGGCGGACAGGCATGACCGGCCCCATGTTCGCCGAGCACCGGCCTGGAAGAAACTTCAGGGCCTCGGGGACGATAATCTCTATACGAAGGTTGCTTCCGCTCAGGAAGCTTTCGAAATCCGAGAAAACCCGAATGACTACCGCCATCAATGACATGGTCTCCGCCATCACCAGCGGAGTTCGCTCCAACACCGCGCAGGAGTCGAAGTGGATTGCCAGCGCGCCCCCGGAGATGCAGGGTCAGATGAAGTCGCAGATCCTGATGCAGAAGGAGCAGGAACTGTGCCAGATGCTCGCCCAGGCCATGAAGCAGATGAGCGAGCTGTCGAAGAGCACCATCCGGAACATCGGCGGCTAGTTCGCCCCGTCGTCCGTTGCACCCTGAACCGGCTTCGCGTGGGCCCAGCGCCCCAACGCGAGGCCGGTTCTGCTTTGGGCCTCCGCTACTGAACCTGCGCCAGGATGTCGTTCAGCATCTGCTCGGTGAACTTGCCTTCGGAGAAGGCGATGAGCTTGTAGGCGGGCATGTCGTTGACGAACACCAGCGTCGACATCTCGGCCTTCTTCCGGGCGCGCTCCTCCTGCAACGTGCGCTTCACGGTGCCTGGCTCCTCCGATGAGCCGCCCATGATGATGCTCGTCAGCCGCGAGTAGAAGGCCTTCCCCTTGGGGTGGTCCCTGAACTCCTTCACCATGGATTCACGCGTCAGCGTGGAGACGGCCACCTGGGCCTCCACCGACACGGACTTGCTCAGGGGCAGATCCCTGGACGAACCGCCGGCCAGGATGTCGAACCGGCCCGGGTTGACGGCCCAGCGGTGGAGGTGGGCGTTGTAGTAGGAGAAATCGCGCGGGCTCAGCGTGAAGCTCACCGTCTTCTCCTCCCCAGGGGCGAGGGCCACCTTGGCGAAGGCCTTGAGCTCCTTCTCAGGACGGCTGACGGCGGGCACCTCTTCACGGACGTAGAGCTGGACGATCTCCTTTCCAGCCACCTTCCCCGTGTTCTTGACCTTCACCTGGACGGTCAGGCTCCCGGTGTCCTGAATGGACGACGCGCTGAGGGTCATCTCCGAGTAGTCGAAGGTGGTGTAGCTCAGGCCGAAACCAAAGGGGAACAGCGGCGCGATCTTCTTCTTGTCGTAGTACCGGTAACCGATGAAGACGCCTTCGCCGTAGTAGGCCTGCTGGTTCAGTCCGGGGAACTCGATGGCCGTCGGCGTGTCCTCGGTCCGCACCGGGAAGGTCTCCTGCAGCTTCGCCGAGGGGTTGACCTTGCCGGTCAGGATATCGGCGATGGCGCCTCCGCCCGCCTGTCCCGTCAGCCATCCCTCGAGGATGCCCTTCACCCGGCCCACCCAGGGCATGGAGATGGCGGAGCCGTTCATCAGCACCACCACCGTGTTGGGCTGAACCTGGCTGACCGCGTCGATCAGCTGGTTATGCCCTTCGGGCATGTCCAGGTTGGGGCGGTCGAACCCCTCGGACTCGTGACTGTCCGGCAGTCCAGCGAAGACAATGGCCACGTCCGCGTGGCGCGCCTGCTGCCGCGCTTCTTCCAGCAGCTCCGCGGAGGTCACCCCTTCGAAGTCATAGCCGCTCGCGTAACCGATGCGCTCGCTTCCGCCCAGGATCGCCACCAGCTCGTCATGCGCGTTGGAGATGCGAGCCGGATTCACCTGCGAGCTTCCGGCGCCCTGATAACGGGGCTCCTTGGCGAAGGCGCCAATCAAGGCGATCTTCTTCTTCCCGCCTGCGTCCAGCGGCAGGATGTGGTCATCGTTCTTCAGCAGGATGATGCTTTCACCCGCCACCTGCCTGGCCAGGGCATGGTGCTGATCCACGTCGAAGCGGGTACCGGTCCGGCGGCTCTCCGCGGCCTTGAGAACCACGGCGACCAGCGAGGCCACCACTTCGTCCAAGCGTGCAACGGGCAGCTTTCCCGCGTTCACGGCCTCGATGATCTTCTTGCGGTTCACGTCCCCACTGCCGGGCATCTCCAGGTTCAGCCCAGCCATGACGCCCTGCGCGCGATCGTGGACGGCACCCCAGTCCGAGACCACGAACCCTTCGAACCCCCACGCCTTGCGGAGAATGTCCTCGAGCAGGAGGGGATTCTCGGAGGCGTAGACCCCATTGATCTTGTTGTAGGCGCACATCACCGACCAGGGTTGGGCCTGGGTGACCGAGATCTCGAAGGCGGGCAGATAGATTTCGTGCAGCGTGCGCTCATCGAGGTTCGAGCTGTTCACCATCCGCTCGAACTCCTGGTTGTTCACCGCGAAGTGTTTCAGGGAGGTCCCCACCCCCTCGCTCTGAACCCCCTGGATGTAGGCCGCCGCCAGGCGGCCGGCCAGGATCGGATCCTCGGAGAAGTACTCGAAGTTGCGCCCGCCCAGCGGGGAGCGCTTCATGTTGATGCCCGGCCCCAGCAAGATCTGGACATCGTTGGCCTGGCTCTCCCGGGCCAGGGCAACGCCCACCTGGCGGATGAGCTCCGGATCCCAGCTCGACGCCAGGGCGGAAGCCGTGGGGAAGCACGTCGCGGGAACACTGTCCGCGGTGCTCGGCCCTGTCGCCTTCCGGAGCCCATGCGGCCCATCCGTCATCATGATGGACGGGAGTCCCAGCCGGTCGATCTTGTGGGTCGTCCACGAGCCATTGCCAGACAAGAGCAGGGCTTTTTCTTCCAGTGTCATCTTGGACACCAGCGCCTGCGCCCTTGCCTTGTAGCCTTTGGATTGTTCGGACATATCAGGAGGTCCTCGCCGGAAGACCGGCTGGGTTCAGGAAACGGACAGCGCATTCTCCGCAATGACGCCGCGGTACCAGAGTGCACTGTCTTTGGGGATGCGCTGCTGGGTCTTGTAATCCACCCAGACGATTCCGAAGCGCTGTGAGTAGCCGCGGTCCCACTCGAAGTTGTCCATGAGAGACCACACGAAGTAGCCGGCCACCGGCGCCCCCTGCTCCATCGCGCGCCTGGCCGCGATGAAGTGGTCTCGCAAGAAGCTGAGCCGCTTCTCATCCCTCACACGCCCATCCTCGCCGGGAGCCGTCGAGTAGCTTGCACCGTTCTCGGTGATGTAGATCTTCCGCGGCCTGTAATCGAGGTGAACCCGCATGAGGATCTCCCGGAGACCATCGGGGTAGACCTCCCAGCCCATCTCGGTCCACTCCTTCTCGGGCGCGACGAACACCGTGCGGGGCTCGTTCTGCGCCTCCGGCACCTTGTCGCTCCGCACGACCGCGCGGTTGTAGTAGTTGATCCCCAGGAAGTCACACTTCACCGCGATCTCCTGGAGATCCCCCGGCTTCACCACCGTGAGCCCTTCGGGCGGCAGGTGTCCGGCCGCGATGTGGTCCGCGATCATGTCCGCCGGGTAGTGGTGTCCGAACAGCGGGTCGAGGAACCAGCGGTTGAAGTAGCCGTCGAAGTGCCGGGCCGCATCGCGGTCCGCATCGCTCGGCGAGGCGGGCACCCAGGGCGTCAGGTTCAGGGTGATCCCCACCTCGGCCCCCGGGCTCGCGGCACGAATGACGGGGACGGCGAGCCCATGGGACAAGAGGACGTGATGGCTCGCGGCAAGCGCCGCGCGGTAGTCCTTCAAGCCCGGCGCATGGATGCCCATCTGGTAGCTGAGCATGCTCGCGCACCACGGCTCATTGTGGGTGATCCACTTCTTCACCCGGTCTCCCAAGGAGCGCGCGACGACGCCCGCGTACTCGACGAACGCCTCCGCCGTCGACCGCTTCGCCCAGCCGCCCTCGTCCTGGAGCACCTGGGGCAGATCCCAATGGTACAGCGTCACATAGGGCTCGATCCCCGCCTCGAGCAGCGCATCCACCAGACGGCCATAGAAGTCCAGGCCGGGCGGGTTCACCTTTCCGCGGCCCCCCGGGATGATGCGCGGCCACGCGACGGAGAAGCGGTAGTGCTTGATCCCCAGGCCCTTCATCAGCGCGATGTCTTCACGGAAGCGATGGTAGTGATCGCAAGCAACATCGCCGTTCGTGCCGTCCCTCACCTTGCCGGGCGTCTTCGAGAAACGATCCCAGATCGACTCACCGCGCCCGTCCTCCATCGCGGCGCCTTCGATCTGATAGGAGGATGTGGCGACCCCCCAGGCGAACTCTTTGGGAAAGCTGATATTTGTCATGCGTTTGGGACCTCGGTCCTGCGAGTCTTATCAAGACGCAGCCGCCCTCAGACCGCATTCCTCGAGGCAGCGGCGCTTCGCTCCTGAGGGACCTCCATACCGGACGCGACGCCCTCGCCAAACAAATGGCAGCGCACCCAGCGTCCCTGTTCGATCCGCGTCGCGCCCGGCATCGCTTTGCGGCACACCGCCATGACACTCGGACACCGGTCAGCGAAAGGACAGCCAGGAGGCGGATCAATCAGCTTGGGCGCACCTGACTTCGCCTTCAGGGCGCTCTTCATCGAGCCGTTCGGGTCGGGCACCGCCGAGAGCAGGAGCTGCGTGTACGGGTGCGCGGGCTTGTGCATCAGCTCCTCGCTCGGCGCGCCCTCCACGATGTGTCCCGCGTACATCACCATGGTCCGGTCCGCGAAGTAGCGCGCACTCGCGATGTCATGCGTGATGTACAGGTACGAGATTCCCCGTTGCTCCTTGAGGCGCTCCATCAGGTTCAAGACGCCGACGCGGATGGACACATCGAGCATGGAGATCGGCTCGTCGGCCAAAATCACAGAGGGCCCGGGCGCCAGCGCTCGCGCGATGGCCACGCGCTGCCGCTGTCCTCCCGAGAGCTGATGCGGGTACCGGGCGGCGAGCTCGGCCGCCGGGTTCAGGTCCACGGTCGCGAGCAGCTCGTGCACGCGATCCTTGAGCTCCGCGGCGCTCTTCGCCTTTCCGTGCAGGAGCAACGGCCTTTCCAGGTGATTGCCGATGGTGTGGACCGGGTTCAGCGAACCGAACGGGTCCTGAAAGATCATCTGCACCTGCGACCGGTAGTCGAGCGAGGCCCGCCGCGGCTCCTCCTGAAGGATGTCCCGGCCCCGGAAGAAGATCTTCCCGCTCGACGGATCCATCAGCCGCACGAGCAGCCGCGCGATCGTGCTCTTGCCACTGCCCGACTCGCCGACGAGCGCCACCACCTGCCGCGCCCCCAAGGCGAAGGAGACTTCATTCAGGGCGCGCAGCCGCTTCGGACGGAAGCCCCCTCCCACCTGAAAATATTTGCCGAGGTCTTTCGCCTCGAGGATCACCTGATTCTCCAGGCTGGCGGTCGTCATGTGGGTGAGTCCAGGTGGCAGGCTTCGATGTGATCAGGCCCCAGCTCGCGCAGTTCGGGCACGTCGGAGCGGCAGCGGTCCATCGCCGAGG
Protein-coding sequences here:
- a CDS encoding RCC1-like domain-containing protein, whose translation is MERRVKGWLYRVLGTGLGMWLAVGCGLPVEEAEGWVSQRAEAKVAWRAPRVAAGKSHSLAVLSDGTIWAAGRNASGQLGDPTGRRHGHLSQDSRADLRGEWGDVRVVLCRRQLGRVLTGPFR
- a CDS encoding GNAT family N-acetyltransferase, whose product is MPVRPFQPRDRDAVYDICVRTGASGEDARGHYLSDALLGDVYAGPYLELEPQLAFVLEEGGQVVGYVLGTANTAAFVEAWRVRWLPHVAGRYPPPVEPARTADERLIATLHHPEWMMAPELAPHPAHLHVDLLPQAQGAGHGRRLVEIFLAAAASAGAPSLHLGTGTRNTRALHFYERLGFQRLPVAGVEGTTYFWCPTERGAR
- a CDS encoding glycoside hydrolase family 3 C-terminal domain-containing protein; translated protein: MSEQSKGYKARAQALVSKMTLEEKALLLSGNGSWTTHKIDRLGLPSIMMTDGPHGLRKATGPSTADSVPATCFPTASALASSWDPELIRQVGVALARESQANDVQILLGPGINMKRSPLGGRNFEYFSEDPILAGRLAAAYIQGVQSEGVGTSLKHFAVNNQEFERMVNSSNLDERTLHEIYLPAFEISVTQAQPWSVMCAYNKINGVYASENPLLLEDILRKAWGFEGFVVSDWGAVHDRAQGVMAGLNLEMPGSGDVNRKKIIEAVNAGKLPVARLDEVVASLVAVVLKAAESRRTGTRFDVDQHHALARQVAGESIILLKNDDHILPLDAGGKKKIALIGAFAKEPRYQGAGSSQVNPARISNAHDELVAILGGSERIGYASGYDFEGVTSAELLEEARQQARHADVAIVFAGLPDSHESEGFDRPNLDMPEGHNQLIDAVSQVQPNTVVVLMNGSAISMPWVGRVKGILEGWLTGQAGGGAIADILTGKVNPSAKLQETFPVRTEDTPTAIEFPGLNQQAYYGEGVFIGYRYYDKKKIAPLFPFGFGLSYTTFDYSEMTLSASSIQDTGSLTVQVKVKNTGKVAGKEIVQLYVREEVPAVSRPEKELKAFAKVALAPGEEKTVSFTLSPRDFSYYNAHLHRWAVNPGRFDILAGGSSRDLPLSKSVSVEAQVAVSTLTRESMVKEFRDHPKGKAFYSRLTSIIMGGSSEEPGTVKRTLQEERARKKAEMSTLVFVNDMPAYKLIAFSEGKFTEQMLNDILAQVQ
- a CDS encoding GH1 family beta-glucosidase: MTNISFPKEFAWGVATSSYQIEGAAMEDGRGESIWDRFSKTPGKVRDGTNGDVACDHYHRFREDIALMKGLGIKHYRFSVAWPRIIPGGRGKVNPPGLDFYGRLVDALLEAGIEPYVTLYHWDLPQVLQDEGGWAKRSTAEAFVEYAGVVARSLGDRVKKWITHNEPWCASMLSYQMGIHAPGLKDYRAALAASHHVLLSHGLAVPVIRAASPGAEVGITLNLTPWVPASPSDADRDAARHFDGYFNRWFLDPLFGHHYPADMIADHIAAGHLPPEGLTVVKPGDLQEIAVKCDFLGINYYNRAVVRSDKVPEAQNEPRTVFVAPEKEWTEMGWEVYPDGLREILMRVHLDYRPRKIYITENGASYSTAPGEDGRVRDEKRLSFLRDHFIAARRAMEQGAPVAGYFVWSLMDNFEWDRGYSQRFGIVWVDYKTQQRIPKDSALWYRGVIAENALSVS
- a CDS encoding ABC transporter ATP-binding protein, whose amino-acid sequence is MTTASLENQVILEAKDLGKYFQVGGGFRPKRLRALNEVSFALGARQVVALVGESGSGKSTIARLLVRLMDPSSGKIFFRGRDILQEEPRRASLDYRSQVQMIFQDPFGSLNPVHTIGNHLERPLLLHGKAKSAAELKDRVHELLATVDLNPAAELAARYPHQLSGGQRQRVAIARALAPGPSVILADEPISMLDVSIRVGVLNLMERLKEQRGISYLYITHDIASARYFADRTMVMYAGHIVEGAPSEELMHKPAHPYTQLLLSAVPDPNGSMKSALKAKSGAPKLIDPPPGCPFADRCPSVMAVCRKAMPGATRIEQGRWVRCHLFGEGVASGMEVPQERSAAASRNAV